One region of Aurantimonas sp. HBX-1 genomic DNA includes:
- a CDS encoding ATP-binding cassette domain-containing protein, with amino-acid sequence MSEAILEMRDIEKHFGNIVALAGVSFDVRPGECHCLLGDNGAGKSTFIKTMSGVHKPTRGEILVDGKPMHFSSPRAAMNAGIATVYQDLAMIPLMSVTRNFFMGREPTKGKWLFKRFDIDHANQVTMEHMRSMGIALREPDQAVGTLSGGERQTVAIARAVYFGARVLILDEPTSALGVRQTANVLSTIDRVRKQGVGIVFITHNVRHAMAVGDRFTVLSRGKTLGTSRRGQITAEELQDLMAGGQEMAQLESSLGGTV; translated from the coding sequence ATGAGCGAAGCCATCCTGGAAATGCGCGACATCGAGAAGCACTTTGGCAACATCGTCGCGCTCGCCGGCGTCAGCTTCGACGTGCGTCCCGGCGAGTGCCACTGCCTGCTCGGCGACAACGGCGCCGGCAAGTCGACCTTCATCAAGACGATGTCCGGCGTCCACAAGCCGACCCGCGGCGAGATCCTCGTCGACGGCAAGCCGATGCACTTCTCCAGCCCGCGCGCCGCGATGAACGCCGGCATCGCCACCGTCTACCAGGACCTGGCGATGATCCCGCTGATGAGCGTGACGCGCAATTTCTTCATGGGGCGGGAGCCGACCAAGGGGAAATGGCTGTTCAAGCGCTTCGACATCGACCACGCCAACCAGGTGACGATGGAGCACATGCGGTCGATGGGCATCGCGCTGCGTGAGCCGGACCAAGCCGTCGGCACGCTGTCGGGCGGCGAGCGCCAGACCGTCGCCATCGCCCGGGCCGTGTATTTCGGTGCGCGGGTCCTGATCCTCGACGAGCCGACCTCGGCGCTCGGCGTCCGCCAGACCGCCAATGTCCTCTCCACCATCGACCGGGTCCGCAAGCAGGGCGTCGGCATCGTCTTCATCACCCACAACGTGCGCCACGCAATGGCCGTCGGCGACCGCTTCACCGTGCTGTCGCGCGGCAAGACACTCGGCACCAGCCGGCGCGGCCAGATCACGGCGGAAGAGCTGCAGGACCTGATGGCCGGCGGCCAGGAAATGGCCCAGCTGGAATCAAGTCTCGGGGGCACGGTGTGA
- a CDS encoding TAXI family TRAP transporter solute-binding subunit: MMALLKNSGWMAALAVCAGVATGSVYAQEMSFFRVGTGGTAGTYFPIGGLLANAISNPPGARACDEGGSCGVPGLVATAVASNGSVANINAIAGGSLESGFSQSDVAYWAYTGTGVFEGQPAVESVRAIANLYPESIHLVARADSGIKSVADLAGKKVSMDEPGSGTLVDARLILEAYGLSEDDIEPEFLKPNQAADLMRDGNMDAFFFVGGFPAGAIAELATSLDITLVPIAGPEAEAIREDYAFFSTNTVPAGTYEGVDADVQTLAVGAQWVTSAEQPEELIYQITKAVWNESSRALLDSGHSKGKEIRMETAVEGVGIPLHPGAERFYREAGLEIPAAPEAPAAQ; this comes from the coding sequence ATGATGGCTTTGCTGAAGAATTCGGGCTGGATGGCGGCTCTGGCGGTGTGCGCGGGCGTTGCGACGGGATCGGTATACGCGCAGGAGATGAGCTTCTTCCGCGTCGGCACCGGTGGTACGGCCGGCACCTATTTCCCGATCGGCGGGCTGCTCGCCAACGCCATTTCCAACCCTCCCGGCGCTCGCGCCTGTGACGAGGGCGGCTCCTGCGGCGTTCCGGGCCTCGTCGCCACCGCGGTCGCGTCGAACGGCTCCGTCGCCAACATCAACGCCATTGCCGGCGGCTCGCTCGAGTCCGGCTTCTCGCAGTCGGACGTCGCCTACTGGGCCTATACCGGCACGGGCGTGTTCGAGGGCCAGCCGGCGGTCGAGAGCGTGCGCGCCATCGCCAATCTCTACCCCGAGAGCATCCATCTCGTCGCGCGGGCCGATTCCGGCATCAAGAGCGTCGCCGACCTCGCCGGCAAGAAGGTCTCGATGGACGAGCCAGGCTCGGGCACGCTCGTCGATGCGCGGCTGATTCTCGAGGCGTACGGCCTGAGCGAAGACGACATCGAGCCAGAATTCCTCAAGCCCAACCAGGCCGCCGACCTGATGCGCGACGGCAATATGGACGCGTTCTTCTTCGTCGGCGGGTTCCCCGCCGGCGCCATCGCGGAGCTCGCCACCAGCCTCGACATCACGCTGGTGCCGATCGCCGGCCCCGAGGCGGAAGCGATCCGCGAAGACTACGCCTTCTTCTCGACCAACACGGTGCCGGCGGGCACCTACGAGGGCGTCGACGCGGACGTCCAGACGCTCGCCGTCGGCGCGCAATGGGTGACCAGCGCAGAGCAGCCCGAAGAGCTGATCTACCAGATCACCAAGGCGGTGTGGAACGAGAGCTCGCGCGCGCTGCTCGATTCGGGTCATTCGAAGGGCAAGGAAATCCGCATGGAGACCGCGGTGGAGGGGGTTGGCATTCCGCTGCATCCCGGCGCCGAGCGCTTCTATCGCGAGGCGGGCCTCGAGATTCCCGCGGCGCCGGAAGCACCGGCCGCGCAGTAA
- a CDS encoding TIM barrel protein has protein sequence MNAAFPLAVCAELVFTDLPMPERAARLAEIGFAVEIWDWSRHDVAALARSGAQFSSMTGYLRGTLADDAGADELLATAAQSVPVALELGCPRLNLHGTGLDSKGLPVVPGAIASGAMWLKARDTLSRLADLGERSGVTFMLENLNTAVDHPGVPFARAEDCLALVASLARPGIKLNLDLYHAQIGEGNLTELCRRALPHIAEIQVADVPGRHEPGTGEIAYPAIARALHAMGYRGTVGLEALPEGDHLLALQRFRDAFTL, from the coding sequence ATGAACGCCGCCTTTCCCCTTGCCGTCTGTGCCGAGCTGGTCTTCACCGACCTGCCGATGCCGGAGCGCGCGGCGCGCCTGGCGGAGATCGGTTTTGCGGTCGAGATCTGGGACTGGTCACGCCACGACGTTGCGGCGCTGGCGCGAAGTGGTGCGCAGTTCTCGTCGATGACCGGCTATCTGCGCGGCACACTTGCCGACGACGCGGGCGCGGACGAACTGCTGGCGACCGCGGCGCAGTCGGTCCCGGTGGCGCTGGAGCTCGGATGCCCGCGCCTCAATCTCCACGGGACCGGGCTGGACTCCAAGGGCCTGCCGGTGGTGCCGGGTGCCATCGCCAGCGGCGCCATGTGGCTGAAGGCCCGCGACACGCTGAGCCGCCTCGCCGATCTCGGCGAGCGGTCCGGCGTCACCTTCATGCTGGAGAACCTGAACACGGCCGTCGACCATCCGGGCGTGCCCTTCGCACGGGCCGAGGACTGCCTTGCGCTCGTCGCGTCGCTCGCCCGGCCGGGCATCAAGCTCAATCTCGACCTCTACCATGCGCAGATCGGCGAGGGGAATTTGACCGAACTCTGCCGGCGGGCGCTGCCGCACATCGCCGAGATCCAGGTCGCCGACGTTCCCGGCCGCCACGAGCCCGGGACCGGCGAGATCGCCTATCCCGCCATCGCGCGCGCCCTCCACGCGATGGGCTATCGCGGCACGGTCGGGCTGGAGGCGCTGCCCGAGGGCGACCATCTCCTTGCCCTGCAGCGCTTCCGCGACGCTTTCACGCTTTGA
- a CDS encoding Gfo/Idh/MocA family protein, producing the protein MAIGIGLIGTGFMGKAHALAWRNANAVMGGLPAVRLVHLCDTPLEKAREMAGQFGFETAGDDWQALIADPAVEVVSITTPNALHRPMAEAALAAGKHVWCEKPLGVTLADAEAMAAASGDRLTLVGYNYLRNPAFTHACRLVAEGRIGRLFHLRGWVDEDYQADETLPWTWRCRASEAGLGALGDIGVHLVSLLTALGGPIDSVVAEMGAAYATRPLPEGGEGVVENEDLASALVRFRAGFHGALTISRAAWGRKGSLGFEAHGSSGMIVYDQERMNELQLYTNDGPKSERGFRTILTGPEHAPYGAFCPAPGHGLGFNDLKTIEAAQLLAGLAGGPRPGPDFAEALEIERVVHAIAASARDDGRRVTVAAVRG; encoded by the coding sequence ATGGCAATCGGCATCGGCCTGATCGGCACCGGGTTCATGGGCAAGGCGCATGCTCTGGCATGGCGCAACGCCAATGCCGTGATGGGCGGCCTGCCGGCGGTGCGGCTCGTCCATCTCTGCGACACGCCGCTCGAGAAAGCCCGGGAGATGGCCGGGCAGTTCGGCTTCGAGACCGCCGGCGATGACTGGCAGGCGCTGATCGCCGATCCGGCGGTCGAGGTGGTGTCGATCACCACGCCGAACGCGCTGCACCGCCCGATGGCGGAGGCGGCGCTCGCCGCCGGCAAGCACGTCTGGTGCGAGAAGCCGCTCGGCGTGACGCTGGCCGACGCCGAGGCGATGGCCGCGGCGAGCGGCGACCGCCTCACCCTCGTCGGCTACAACTATTTGCGCAATCCGGCCTTCACGCATGCCTGCCGGCTGGTGGCCGAGGGCAGGATCGGCCGGCTATTCCACCTGCGCGGCTGGGTCGACGAGGACTACCAGGCGGACGAGACGCTGCCCTGGACCTGGCGCTGCCGGGCCTCGGAGGCCGGTCTTGGGGCGCTCGGCGACATCGGCGTGCATCTGGTCTCGCTGCTGACGGCGCTCGGCGGGCCGATCGACTCGGTCGTCGCCGAGATGGGCGCGGCCTATGCGACACGGCCGCTGCCGGAAGGCGGGGAAGGGGTGGTCGAGAACGAGGACCTCGCCAGCGCGCTGGTGCGCTTTCGCGCCGGCTTTCACGGTGCGCTGACGATCTCGCGCGCCGCCTGGGGGCGCAAGGGCAGTCTCGGTTTCGAGGCGCATGGCAGCTCGGGCATGATCGTCTACGACCAGGAGCGGATGAACGAGCTGCAGCTCTATACCAATGACGGCCCGAAATCCGAGCGGGGTTTCCGCACCATTCTCACCGGCCCCGAGCACGCGCCCTACGGCGCCTTCTGCCCGGCGCCGGGCCACGGGCTCGGCTTCAACGACCTGAAGACCATCGAGGCGGCGCAATTGCTGGCGGGCCTTGCGGGCGGGCCGAGGCCCGGCCCGGACTTTGCCGAGGCGCTGGAAATCGAGCGCGTCGTCCATGCGATCGCCGCTTCCGCGCGGGACGACGGGCGACGCGTGACCGTCGCGGCGGTGCGCGGATGA
- a CDS encoding ABC transporter permease — protein MAADKTLDDERLKKVSGLTRIMQRPELGALAGLVLVTVFFLFTADPVMFSPAGVINFMTPAAQLGILALGAALLMIGGEFDLSVGSMVAFAGLIFGVGLTLYDLPLSLAIPMTFAVAAMVGGINAQIVLRTALPSFIVTLAFLFILRGLSLVGLKWATGGATQLRGIQGAVEGDWLLPYFSGDAFEGLFRWLAHIGVVGSFSNGMPRVSGIPVEIVWFVGLTAVATWILLRTPWGNWIFASGGDQTAATNSGVPVRKVKIALFMLTACCAALVAIITVLDAGSTDARRGFQREFEAIIAAVIGGALLTGGYGSAIGAFFGSIIFGMVMIGLSYTDIDQDWYQVFLGSMLLIAVVFNNLIRKRVTGER, from the coding sequence ATGGCCGCCGACAAAACGCTCGACGACGAGCGGCTGAAGAAGGTCTCCGGGCTGACGAGGATCATGCAGCGCCCCGAACTCGGCGCCCTTGCCGGTCTTGTCCTGGTGACCGTGTTCTTCCTCTTCACCGCCGACCCGGTGATGTTCAGCCCCGCCGGGGTGATCAACTTCATGACGCCGGCAGCCCAGCTCGGCATCCTTGCCCTCGGCGCGGCCCTCCTGATGATCGGCGGCGAGTTCGACCTGTCGGTCGGCTCGATGGTCGCCTTCGCCGGCCTGATCTTCGGCGTCGGGCTGACGCTCTACGACCTGCCGCTGAGCCTGGCGATCCCGATGACCTTCGCGGTCGCGGCGATGGTCGGCGGCATCAACGCGCAGATCGTGCTGCGCACCGCCCTGCCCTCCTTCATCGTCACCCTCGCCTTCCTGTTCATTCTGCGCGGCCTCAGCCTCGTCGGGCTGAAATGGGCGACCGGCGGCGCCACCCAGCTTCGCGGCATCCAGGGAGCCGTCGAGGGCGACTGGCTGCTCCCTTACTTCTCGGGCGACGCCTTCGAGGGACTGTTCCGCTGGCTCGCGCATATCGGCGTCGTCGGCAGCTTTTCCAACGGCATGCCCCGCGTCAGCGGCATTCCGGTCGAGATCGTCTGGTTCGTCGGGCTGACCGCGGTCGCGACCTGGATCCTGCTGCGCACCCCCTGGGGCAACTGGATCTTCGCTTCCGGCGGCGACCAGACCGCCGCGACGAATTCCGGCGTGCCGGTGCGCAAGGTGAAGATCGCCCTGTTCATGCTCACCGCCTGCTGCGCCGCGCTCGTTGCCATCATCACCGTCCTCGACGCCGGCTCCACCGACGCGCGGCGCGGCTTCCAGCGCGAGTTCGAGGCGATCATCGCCGCGGTCATCGGCGGCGCGCTGCTCACCGGCGGCTACGGCTCGGCGATCGGCGCCTTCTTCGGCTCGATCATCTTCGGCATGGTGATGATCGGCCTCTCCTACACCGACATCGACCAGGACTGGTACCAGGTGTTCCTCGGCTCGATGCTGCTCATCGCCGTCGTGTTCAACAATCTGATCCGCAAGCGCGTGACGGGGGAGCGTTGA
- a CDS encoding sugar ABC transporter substrate-binding protein has protein sequence MKRILAIASLALALSGGSALAQSIIVVTHGQANDAFWSVVQNGAQEAAKDTGANVTYRAPETFDMVAMASLIDAAVNQEPDGLVVSIPDADALSESIKRAVDAGIPVISMNSGGDVSKDLGARLHVGQSERDAGRIAGERLAELGGKKAICVNQEVGNVSLDQRCEGFAEGFGEVSVLPTSNDPQDVESRVRAALDSDPEIDTILALGASTAGEPSVAAVQATGRGEEIRVASFDLSANFLQAIADGKAAFAIDQQQFLQGYLPVVFLALNAEYGLMPGGDVPSGPNLVEQEDAKKVIDLSARGIR, from the coding sequence ATGAAACGCATTCTCGCAATCGCGTCGCTGGCGCTTGCCCTTTCCGGCGGCTCGGCCCTGGCCCAATCGATCATCGTGGTGACGCACGGCCAGGCCAACGACGCCTTCTGGTCGGTCGTCCAGAACGGCGCGCAGGAGGCGGCGAAGGACACCGGCGCCAACGTCACCTACCGCGCCCCCGAGACCTTCGACATGGTGGCGATGGCGTCGCTGATCGACGCCGCCGTCAACCAGGAGCCGGACGGTCTCGTCGTCTCCATCCCCGATGCCGATGCGCTCAGCGAGTCGATCAAGCGTGCCGTCGACGCCGGCATCCCGGTCATCTCGATGAACTCCGGCGGCGACGTGTCGAAGGATCTCGGCGCCCGGCTGCATGTGGGCCAGTCGGAGCGCGATGCGGGGCGCATCGCCGGCGAACGGCTTGCCGAGCTCGGCGGCAAGAAGGCGATCTGCGTCAACCAGGAAGTCGGCAACGTCTCGCTCGACCAGCGCTGCGAGGGCTTTGCCGAAGGCTTCGGCGAGGTCTCGGTACTGCCCACGTCGAACGACCCGCAGGACGTCGAGTCGCGCGTAAGGGCGGCGCTCGATTCCGATCCGGAAATCGACACGATCCTCGCCCTCGGCGCCTCGACGGCGGGCGAGCCCTCTGTCGCGGCCGTCCAGGCCACCGGCCGTGGCGAGGAGATCCGCGTCGCCAGCTTCGACCTCTCGGCGAACTTCCTCCAGGCCATCGCTGACGGCAAGGCCGCCTTCGCGATCGACCAGCAGCAGTTCCTGCAGGGCTATCTGCCAGTCGTGTTCCTCGCCCTCAATGCCGAGTACGGCCTGATGCCGGGCGGTGACGTGCCCTCCGGCCCGAACCTCGTCGAGCAGGAAGACGCCAAGAAGGTGATCGACCTGTCGGCCCGCGGCATCCGCTGA
- the iolC gene encoding 5-dehydro-2-deoxygluconokinase, translating to MKRLDVITIGRSSVDLYGAQIGGRLEDMGSFHKYLGGSPTNMATGTARLGLKSALITRVGDEHMGRFIREELQREGVDVRGVTTDPERLTALVLLGIRDEHRFPLIFYRENCADMALCEDDIDPGFIAEARAVVATGTHLSHPRTEAAVLKALRIARGSGARTALDIDYRPNLWGLSGHGDGENRFIESAAVTARLQGHLGLFDLIVGTEEEFHIAGGSTDTLAALRAVRALTGATLVLKRGAAGAVAFAGAIPDDLDDGEAGPGFPIEVFNVLGAGDGFMSGLLKGWLDDESWPKALEYANACGAFAVSRHGCTPAYPSLEELQFFLARGIRTPALRHDAELEQIHWSTNRHVDWPVMRVFAFDHRMQLEDLDGATPERIGAFKALCLKAALQVAGGRHGYGILCDDRLGRTALHAAAGAGLWVGRPAEWPGSHPLALEPEFGEDCGNLVEWPLHQVVKVLCFCHPDDTDAMRADQEATLKRLYRAARRNRLEFLLEIIPSRLGPVDDRTSASLIRRFYEIGIYPDWWKLEPLTSSAAWEAACAAIADHDPHCRGIVVLGLDSSEADLAASFAEAARHELVKGFAVGRTIFGSAARDWLAGMIDDAAAVERMTQNFSRLCTLWDAARDQAKERAA from the coding sequence GTGAAGCGCCTCGACGTCATCACCATCGGCCGCTCGTCCGTCGACCTCTACGGTGCCCAAATTGGCGGGCGGCTCGAGGACATGGGGTCCTTCCACAAATATCTCGGCGGCTCGCCCACCAACATGGCGACCGGCACGGCGCGGCTGGGACTGAAATCGGCGCTGATCACCCGCGTCGGCGACGAGCACATGGGCCGCTTCATCCGCGAGGAGCTGCAGCGCGAGGGCGTCGACGTCCGCGGCGTGACGACCGACCCGGAGCGCCTCACCGCCCTCGTCCTGCTCGGCATCCGCGACGAGCACCGCTTTCCGCTGATCTTCTACCGCGAGAACTGCGCCGACATGGCGCTCTGCGAGGACGACATCGATCCCGGCTTCATCGCCGAGGCCCGGGCGGTGGTGGCGACCGGCACGCATCTGTCGCATCCGCGCACCGAGGCGGCCGTCCTCAAGGCCCTGCGCATCGCCCGCGGCAGCGGCGCCCGCACCGCGCTCGACATCGACTACCGGCCCAATCTCTGGGGCCTTTCCGGCCATGGCGACGGCGAGAACCGCTTCATCGAGAGCGCGGCGGTCACCGCGCGGCTGCAGGGCCATCTCGGCCTGTTCGACCTGATCGTCGGCACCGAGGAGGAGTTCCACATCGCCGGCGGCTCCACCGACACTTTGGCCGCGCTCCGCGCCGTGCGGGCGCTGACCGGCGCGACGCTGGTGCTGAAGCGCGGCGCCGCCGGGGCGGTCGCGTTTGCCGGGGCGATCCCCGACGATCTCGACGACGGCGAGGCGGGGCCTGGCTTCCCGATCGAGGTGTTCAACGTGCTGGGGGCCGGCGACGGTTTCATGTCCGGCCTGCTGAAAGGCTGGCTCGACGACGAGAGCTGGCCGAAGGCGCTGGAATACGCCAATGCCTGCGGCGCCTTCGCGGTGTCGCGCCATGGCTGCACGCCCGCCTATCCGAGCCTCGAGGAACTGCAGTTCTTCCTCGCGCGCGGCATCCGCACGCCAGCGCTGCGCCACGACGCCGAACTCGAGCAGATCCACTGGTCGACCAACCGGCATGTCGACTGGCCGGTGATGCGCGTCTTCGCCTTCGACCACCGCATGCAGCTGGAAGATCTGGATGGCGCGACGCCGGAGCGCATCGGCGCCTTCAAGGCGCTGTGCCTGAAAGCGGCCCTACAGGTTGCCGGCGGCCGCCACGGTTACGGCATTCTCTGCGACGACCGGCTCGGGCGCACCGCCCTCCACGCCGCTGCCGGCGCCGGGCTCTGGGTCGGCCGCCCGGCGGAATGGCCGGGGTCGCATCCGCTGGCGCTGGAGCCGGAATTCGGGGAAGATTGCGGCAATCTGGTCGAATGGCCGCTGCACCAGGTCGTCAAGGTTCTGTGCTTCTGCCACCCGGACGACACGGACGCGATGCGCGCCGACCAGGAGGCGACGCTGAAGCGGCTCTATCGCGCCGCCCGGCGCAACCGGCTGGAGTTCCTGCTGGAGATCATCCCGTCCCGGCTCGGACCCGTCGACGACCGGACCAGTGCGAGCCTGATCCGCCGCTTCTACGAGATCGGCATCTATCCCGACTGGTGGAAGCTCGAACCGCTGACCAGCTCGGCGGCGTGGGAGGCGGCCTGCGCGGCGATCGCCGACCACGATCCGCATTGCCGCGGCATCGTCGTCCTCGGCCTCGACTCCAGCGAGGCGGACCTCGCCGCGAGCTTCGCCGAGGCGGCGCGGCACGAGCTGGTCAAGGGCTTCGCCGTCGGACGCACCATCTTCGGCTCGGCCGCGCGCGACTGGCTCGCCGGCATGATCGACGACGCTGCGGCGGTGGAGCGGATGACCCAGAACTTTTCGCGGCTCTGCACCCTCTGGGACGCAGCCCGAGACCAGGCCAAGGAGCGCGCCGCATGA
- a CDS encoding MurR/RpiR family transcriptional regulator produces MPGESAPQSIEAFHRRLQEVSGTLPKRLAQCAEYLAGHSDRIALSTVGELAKAAGVQPSAMMRFCQIMGFSGFSQMQRLFREGYAQVWPDYGTRLRNLGEAGSESPAALLAEFIETSQLSLERLARNIDAEGLDRAVAALSGARTVHVVGLRRAFAVAAYLDYVFDKMAVPSLLHDGLGRLDRRHALMPDDALLAVSFAPYSAETVELAEYAQARGLAVVAITDTVLSPLSGIGAQVLTVTEADFGAFRGLSATLSLSLALAVAIGARRRGSGGPLALADEME; encoded by the coding sequence ATGCCGGGCGAAAGCGCACCACAAAGCATCGAGGCGTTTCACCGGCGCCTGCAGGAAGTGTCGGGGACGCTGCCGAAGCGGCTCGCCCAGTGCGCCGAATATCTGGCGGGGCACTCCGATCGCATCGCGCTGTCCACCGTGGGCGAACTGGCTAAGGCGGCCGGCGTGCAGCCCTCGGCGATGATGCGCTTCTGCCAGATCATGGGGTTCTCCGGCTTCTCGCAGATGCAGCGCCTGTTCCGCGAGGGCTATGCGCAGGTCTGGCCGGACTACGGCACGCGGCTGCGTAACCTCGGCGAGGCGGGATCGGAAAGCCCCGCGGCGCTGCTCGCCGAATTCATCGAGACGAGCCAGCTCTCGCTCGAGCGCCTCGCCCGCAACATCGACGCCGAAGGCCTGGACCGTGCCGTCGCGGCGCTGTCCGGGGCGCGCACCGTCCATGTCGTCGGGCTGCGCCGCGCCTTCGCCGTCGCCGCCTATCTCGACTACGTCTTCGACAAGATGGCCGTGCCATCGCTCCTGCATGACGGGCTGGGGCGCCTCGACCGGCGCCATGCACTGATGCCGGACGACGCGCTGCTCGCCGTCAGCTTCGCGCCCTACAGCGCCGAGACGGTGGAACTGGCGGAATACGCGCAGGCGCGCGGCCTCGCCGTCGTGGCGATCACCGACACGGTCCTCAGCCCGCTGAGCGGCATCGGCGCCCAGGTGCTCACCGTCACCGAAGCCGATTTCGGCGCTTTTCGCGGCCTGTCCGCCACGCTTTCGCTCTCTTTGGCCCTGGCCGTCGCCATCGGCGCGCGCCGGCGGGGCTCGGGCGGGCCGCTTGCGTTAGCCGACGAAATGGAATAA
- the iolG gene encoding inositol 2-dehydrogenase: MSLSIAVLGAGRIGKVHAAAIAATPGARLAAVADAMAPAAEALAAAYGCPMRTIAEIAASGDVDAVAICTPTDTHAELIEMFARAKKPIFCEKPIDLSLERVRQCLAVVAETGTKLMVGFNRRFDPHFAAVKRAIDEGRIGAVEQVLITSRDPGLPHLDYLPRSGGLFRDMTIHDFDMARYLLGEEIEAVMATASVLVDPKVGELGDVDTASVILTTASGRQAVITNSRRATYGYDQRIEAHGSEGMVAAENQHEANVTVASAAGYTRPPLQNFFMDRYAAAYAAEIASFLAAVENDAAMQPSGEDGLMALALAEAASRSVAEGRRVPMAEILGT, translated from the coding sequence ATGTCGCTTTCCATCGCAGTCCTCGGCGCCGGCCGGATCGGCAAGGTCCACGCCGCGGCGATCGCCGCAACCCCGGGCGCACGCCTTGCCGCCGTCGCGGACGCCATGGCGCCGGCCGCCGAGGCCCTGGCCGCCGCCTATGGCTGCCCGATGCGCACGATCGCCGAGATCGCGGCCTCCGGCGACGTCGACGCCGTGGCGATCTGCACGCCGACGGATACCCATGCCGAGCTGATCGAGATGTTCGCGCGGGCGAAAAAGCCGATCTTCTGCGAGAAGCCGATCGACCTGTCGCTGGAGCGGGTGCGGCAGTGCCTCGCGGTCGTCGCCGAGACCGGCACCAAGCTGATGGTCGGCTTCAACCGCCGCTTCGATCCGCATTTCGCCGCGGTCAAGCGCGCCATCGACGAGGGGCGGATCGGCGCGGTCGAGCAGGTGCTGATCACCAGCCGCGACCCCGGCCTGCCGCATCTCGACTATTTGCCGCGTTCGGGCGGGCTGTTCCGCGACATGACGATCCACGACTTCGACATGGCCCGGTATCTGCTCGGCGAGGAGATCGAGGCGGTGATGGCGACGGCCTCCGTCCTGGTCGATCCGAAGGTGGGCGAACTGGGCGATGTCGACACGGCAAGCGTCATCCTGACCACGGCGAGCGGCCGGCAGGCGGTCATCACCAACTCGCGGCGCGCCACCTACGGCTACGACCAGCGCATCGAGGCGCATGGGTCGGAAGGCATGGTCGCGGCCGAGAACCAGCACGAGGCGAACGTCACGGTGGCATCCGCCGCCGGCTACACGCGGCCGCCGCTGCAGAACTTCTTCATGGACCGATATGCCGCCGCCTATGCGGCGGAGATCGCCAGCTTCCTGGCGGCGGTCGAGAACGACGCGGCGATGCAGCCCTCGGGCGAGGACGGGCTGATGGCGCTGGCGCTGGCCGAGGCCGCCAGCCGCTCCGTCGCCGAGGGACGGCGGGTGCCGATGGCGGAGATCCTGGGCACCTGA